Below is a window of Tolypothrix bouteillei VB521301 DNA.
GAACTCCAGCGTTGTACGAGTAGGCGGATTGAACCATCTTCATTCTTTTGCTGTTCGGCAACTTGAAATCCAGCACGAGCCGTTTCTTTCACAACTGTGTGGTACGCATAGCGCTGTGTCACTTTACGTAGAAACCCTTCTACGGTTAAGTTTTGTTGCCAGTACTGTAGATCGGCAACCAGCTCGTATTCTTGACCATTCCATCTAAAACCGATGTCATAACCGTTATCTTGTTCGATGGTAATTTCGGCATTCTGCTTTTGACCGCGATATCCACGGACTTCACGTGGACCCTGTTTCCAGTCTAGCCCCAACTCTGATAAAGCATCTTTCAAAGATTCAACGTTACGGATTTGGGTTTTAATTTGGCTAAAATGTGACATGGTGGTTGTAACTCGATGAAACTAAACTTTGTATGAAAACTTACCAATCGCTGAAAGCGCTCTGTGTATTCGCTACACTAGTTTCCTGTACCTTAGTAGCAAAGTGTTCCGATGTTGGCTCTTGACTTAGTACCTGTCCCAGCTGAGCCTCTATGGCTTTTGTAACTTCCGCACAGGAAGAACCCACTATGCCAGTGACCTTTTCTTGTACCCGACCGTCTGGATAAATTATGAATTCTAATGTTTCCATGCTTTATAGCCAACCAAAACACTAAGCTTGGACAGTAATACTGTAGAAAGCAGCTACTGAAGTAGCTCTTTGGGACAGCGTTTTCCCTTAGCTACAAATTTGCCACTTTGTTAACTAATGTTCCATCTCTCAAAATATATATCTCAGAAAGTTAACAAAAATTATTATGTTTGTAAGTCTTTACCTCTGATATTTGT
It encodes the following:
- a CDS encoding DUF1257 domain-containing protein, which encodes MSHFSQIKTQIRNVESLKDALSELGLDWKQGPREVRGYRGQKQNAEITIEQDNGYDIGFRWNGQEYELVADLQYWQQNLTVEGFLRKVTQRYAYHTVVKETARAGFQVAEQQKNEDGSIRLLVQRWSS
- a CDS encoding DUF2997 domain-containing protein — translated: METLEFIIYPDGRVQEKVTGIVGSSCAEVTKAIEAQLGQVLSQEPTSEHFATKVQETSVANTQSAFSDW